DNA sequence from the Ruminococcus albus 7 = DSM 20455 genome:
TATGGCGATGTCACATTAATGTACTCGTCCGAGATATTCACTCCGCCCATGAATGCTGTCTTTCCGTCTATAACAGTCAGCTTGCGGTGATCTCGCTCATTTATGCTCACACGGTCAGGCTCGCGGTAAAGGCGGCAGTCTATGCCATACGACCGCATTTCCTCGCAGAACGCATCGTTCTGCTGTAAGCCGTCACATATCATCCTTACCTCAACTCCTGCATCCATGCGTTCGCAAAGCACATCGAGTATACCATCCAGCATCTCACCGTCCTTCACGATGAAGTACTCCATAAATATGAAGTCCTCCGCCGCGGCAAGCTCCCTGATAAGCGCCTCATAGAACCGCTCCCCCGTCGGATAATAGCTGACCTCGGTATTGGTATAAACAGGATAGCGGCTGTCGGTCAGAAGGTAGAATCTCTCACCCGCCTTTTCCAGTATCTCCTGTTCCTGCGTCAGATGTCTCGGCATATCCGCTCTGACGGACACCTCATTTGTCACGGTCACAGCCGGGCTTTCATCCCTCACCGATGATACCTCGCCGCCGCCAGAAGATATCTCCTCTTTTATACTGCTTTTACGGACCGTTCCGCAGGCGCACAGCGCTGCCGCCGCTGTTATCACTGCCGCCATTCTCTTTTTCATATCCTGACACCTCCTCAGCCCGATCATTCTCCGCTTTGTTCCTCACCCTTGTACGGTACTCAGTAGGTCTTTCCCCCGTCACCTTTCTAAACTGTCTTACAAAATGTATATCCGATGAATACCCGCACATCTGCGCTATCCTGCTCACACTGTGTTCCGTGGATGCAAGCAGATACCCTGCCCTTTCGGTACGCGCATTTATAACATCGTTCATGGGAGTTACCCCGAAAAGCTTTTTATAGCTGTGCTGGAAAGATGAACGGCTCATGTTCATTTCATGGGCAAGCCCCTCGATAGTCCAGTTGTATGCAGGGTCATTGTATATTTTCGCCCTTACCACCGACATCTTCTCATAGCTGCTGCCCATACCCTTATCAGCCGTCCTGTGAAGCTTCTCGCTCAGCTTCATAAAAAACAGCTTCACAAGCAGGTCGCAGGTATCTGTACAGTAAAGTCCCCCGGAATAATGCTCGTGGCACATCATGCTGACAAATACCGTCAGCTCCGAAAGACTGCCAAGCTTTACAGGCGTATCAAATGGTATGTCCAGTTCTCTCAGCAGCCGCTCATCCTCAGTATTTTCAGGCATAAAATGGAACCAGTCATTCCCGAACACTCCGCCGTCCGAACGGTAGTACTGAGGAGTTCCCCTGCTGTACAGCATTACGGTGCCCGCCTCTGTACCGATCTCGCCCTTATATGTCACAAACACCGCCGGAGTTTTGACCAGCAGCATCAGCCAGTCCCCCGAGCCCTCAGGTCGTTCTATCGAAAAATCCGCATCGTGCCGATGATCGCAGCCAACATTTATTATGCGCACAGTCACCCCTCCCTCTTTTAAAACATATTATCATATCGTGCAAATTAAGTCAAGACGTATTTTCTGTAAACTTTCTGCATTTGCATTATATGTTAGTTTAATTGCATTATATGATATTGCACCAAATTCTCAAATGGGTTAAAATGTTTATAAAGACAACCACGTATACCGACGAACTACCGAGGTGACAGCTATGAACAAAAAGAATATCATCACACTTATTTCCGCACTAGCTGTATGTTCCGCAGTACTTTCCTCCTGCGGACAGGGAAACAGCAGTTCATCTTCCAAAGCCGAAAAAGCAGCATCTTCCGCTGCAGAAGAAAGTTCAGAAAATAATACCGACAACAATGATGATACCACCGTCCCGACAGATCTTGCACGCAGCGGTGAGGTCAGGGATATATCCGCCATGGAGCTTGTGGGCGAAATGAAAACAGGCTGGAATCTTGGAAACTCCCTTGATGCCACAGGCGGCTCAGGTGTGGAGTCCGAGGTCAGCTGGGGCAATCCAAAAACCACTCAGGAAATGATAGACGCAGTATACAACAAGGGCTTCGATGTTATACGTATGCCCGTTACCTGGGGCAACCACGTAGGTGAGGCTCCCGACTACAAGATAGACGAAGCATGGCTGGATCGTGTGCAGGAGGTAGTTAACTATGCCTATGACGACGGCGCTTTCGTTATAATCAACTCCCACCATGAGGAGGACTGGCGAATACCCGATAACGAGCATATCGACACTGTCGATGAAAAGACCGCTGCCATCTGGAAACAGATAGCTGAACGCTTCAGGGATTACGGCGACCACCTGATATTTGAAGGTCTGAACGAGCCCCGCGTAAAGGGTTCTCCCGAAGAATGGAACGGCGGCACCGAAGAAGGCAGACGCTGCATCGACAGGCTGAACAAGACCTTCCTTGATACCGTACGTGCAACAGGCGGCAATAACGAAAAGCGACTGCTGCTCATGACTACATACGCATCATCCAGCATGGGCAAGGCTATAAGGGATGCAGCCATACCCGAAGACGAGCATATCGGTTTCTCGATACACGCATACACCCCCTATGCCTTCACCTATAATGCCAATGCCGACTGGGAGCTTTTTGAATGGGATGAAAGTCACGAGGGCGAGATAATATCCCTTATGTCAGACCTCAAAGAAACATTTATCGACAAGAACGTCCCCGTCATACTGACCGAGTACGGCGCTGTCAATAAGGACAACAACGATGAAGAACGTGCCGAGTGGGTATCCTGCTATCTGGACTATGCCGAAAAGCTGGGCGGCATCCCATGCGTATGGTGGGATAACGGCTACTACTCCTCAGGCAACGAGCTTTTCGGTATCTTTGACAGAAATAACTGCTCATGGTTCACCGATACCGTTACCGATGCTTTGATCGAACACTCAAAATAATTCCTGGCTGATTCCATATACTACTACAACGACAACGGCAGCGATGATATCCACCGCTGCCGCTGTCGTTTTTCTTGAGGGTTTATCAGTTAACTGCTTCGATATTCCAAAGCTGGTTACTAGCGCCTGTGTATCTCCACTGGAGAACATTTGCATTATCGTTTTTAGATCTTCCTTCAACATCCAGTGCCTTGCCGCTGTTTTTGTTTATAAGGGCGTAGCTGCTGCCTACCTTCCTGAGCTCCCATTTCTGAGCGTCACTGCCGTTCACGCTGCACTGCTGAACGTTTGCGCCGTCATTCTTGTCACCCCAGCTTACGTCAAGAGCTTTGCCGCTGTTGGCACACTTGATGACATAGTAGCCGTCCCACTGCTTTTCAAGGTACCATTTCTGGTTCTCATAGCCGCTGTATCTGTACTGAAGTACATTAGCACCGTCATCCTTGCTGCCCCAGCTTACATCAAGTGCCTTGCCGCTGTTTACAGACTTTATAGCGTACTTCTGTCTTGAATTGAAGGAGCCGCTGTTGTTATTGTTGTTCTGCTGGTTGTTATTGTTCTGCTTCTGCTGAGTATTGCTGCTGCCGTTGGGTGCAGTGTAGGATATCCAGTCGTACTGTGCAGTAAGGGGCGCTCTGCCATTGTAATGGTTCAGCCATTCATCAACGCCCTTGCCGTTCCATACGTTCATCATTATCTTGCCGGGTGTCTGTGGGATATCCCTGTAAGCTGTGTATACAGGCTTCTTGTCAACATACCAGGTTATACTGCTTTTGTCCCAGTAGAATCCGTACTGGTGGAAACTCTGCGAAGCATCGAATCCGAGATTGTATACATACTCGTGATTGCCCTGTCCCCTGGTGTAATAGTTGAACTGTACCTGATTGGTGTTCTTTCCCAGGAATTCAATATCTATCTCGTCCCATACAGTGCCGTCCGAAGGTCCTGTGTAGGTGAAGAACGAGCTTACTACGCCGTCATTCTTGATAGGCTTCATGCTTACATCGTACATACCAAAACCAAAGGTCTTTGTGGTACGGTACTCAGCACCCTTGTAGCCCTGCCAGCTGTTGCC
Encoded proteins:
- a CDS encoding helix-turn-helix domain-containing protein; translation: MRIINVGCDHRHDADFSIERPEGSGDWLMLLVKTPAVFVTYKGEIGTEAGTVMLYSRGTPQYYRSDGGVFGNDWFHFMPENTEDERLLRELDIPFDTPVKLGSLSELTVFVSMMCHEHYSGGLYCTDTCDLLVKLFFMKLSEKLHRTADKGMGSSYEKMSVVRAKIYNDPAYNWTIEGLAHEMNMSRSSFQHSYKKLFGVTPMNDVINARTERAGYLLASTEHSVSRIAQMCGYSSDIHFVRQFRKVTGERPTEYRTRVRNKAENDRAEEVSGYEKENGGSDNSGGSAVRLRNGP
- a CDS encoding glycoside hydrolase family 5 protein; the protein is MNKKNIITLISALAVCSAVLSSCGQGNSSSSSKAEKAASSAAEESSENNTDNNDDTTVPTDLARSGEVRDISAMELVGEMKTGWNLGNSLDATGGSGVESEVSWGNPKTTQEMIDAVYNKGFDVIRMPVTWGNHVGEAPDYKIDEAWLDRVQEVVNYAYDDGAFVIINSHHEEDWRIPDNEHIDTVDEKTAAIWKQIAERFRDYGDHLIFEGLNEPRVKGSPEEWNGGTEEGRRCIDRLNKTFLDTVRATGGNNEKRLLLMTTYASSSMGKAIRDAAIPEDEHIGFSIHAYTPYAFTYNANADWELFEWDESHEGEIISLMSDLKETFIDKNVPVILTEYGAVNKDNNDEERAEWVSCYLDYAEKLGGIPCVWWDNGYYSSGNELFGIFDRNNCSWFTDTVTDALIEHSK
- the bglS gene encoding beta-glucanase; translated protein: MKVKRIVSFLTAAAISASMMLSASAAERFNGSYFGTGFDSYEWGTMEASDGWSNGGMFDCTWSRNNVQFSGGKMNLSITGNSWQGYKGAEYRTTKTFGFGMYDVSMKPIKNDGVVSSFFTYTGPSDGTVWDEIDIEFLGKNTNQVQFNYYTRGQGNHEYVYNLGFDASQSFHQYGFYWDKSSITWYVDKKPVYTAYRDIPQTPGKIMMNVWNGKGVDEWLNHYNGRAPLTAQYDWISYTAPNGSSNTQQKQNNNNQQNNNNNSGSFNSRQKYAIKSVNSGKALDVSWGSKDDGANVLQYRYSGYENQKWYLEKQWDGYYVIKCANSGKALDVSWGDKNDGANVQQCSVNGSDAQKWELRKVGSSYALINKNSGKALDVEGRSKNDNANVLQWRYTGASNQLWNIEAVN